The following is a genomic window from Hymenobacter sp. APR13.
GAGCCAGATGGCTAAGTACAGCCAGCCGCCGCCCTGGCGGGGCAAGTACGTGATGTCGCCCACCCAGACCCGGTTCGGGGCGGTGGGGGCCGGTTGGCCGAGTAAGCGGTTGGGGGCGGCGCGCACGGCCGGGTCGGAATCGGTGGTGCGGGGCACGAACGAGCGGGGCTGCTGGGCGCGCAAGCCGTGCGCTTTGAGCACGCGCCGAATGCGCCAACGGCCCACGCCATGGCCTTCGGCCTGCACCTCGGCCCGCAGCCGGCGCGTACCGTAGCGCTGGCTGTGGCGTACAAATGCTTGGCGTACGGCTACTTGCCAGGCCGGCTCGGGTACAGGTTGGCCCTGCTGCCGGTGCCAGGCGTAGTATGCGCTGGGCGCGATGTGCAACACGCGGCAGAGCTGGCGTACGGGCACCCGCACCTGGCACTGGGCGATGTATCGGTACGTACTCACGGGGTCGGCTGGCCGAAGATGACCAAGGCTTTTTTTAAAATATCCAGCTCCTGCGCCAGCCGCTTGTTGGCGGCGCGCAGAGCACGCACCTCCGGGTCACGGGCCACTTCGACGCTGCCGACCTCGGCCACCACTTGGGCCTGCTGCCAGCGGTAGAGCAGCTTGGGGCTGATGCCCAACTCGCGGGCTGCGGCTTGCGTACTGCGGCTCTCGGACGCCAAGCGCAGGGCCTCGACCTTGAACGCCTCGTCGTATTTACGCCGTTTGTCGGGCGACGACCCGCTGGTTTTTGCTGCCATAACAGAAGAAATATACGTCCTTCTTCTGTCCGCCTTCTCTAGACCACCTCAAACAGCTCGATGCCGATGCTGTCCGACGTAGCCAGATGCGCAATCTGGAAGTGTCCCCAGCCGGGCCCGAACACGTCGAGGCACATCTGGCCGATAGCCGTATCGGTTTCCTCGGTTACCGTGCTGGGGGCCATGACGAGGTACCAGCCCATGACCTCTGTATA
Proteins encoded in this region:
- a CDS encoding IS3 family transposase — translated: MSTYRYIAQCQVRVPVRQLCRVLHIAPSAYYAWHRQQGQPVPEPAWQVAVRQAFVRHSQRYGTRRLRAEVQAEGHGVGRWRIRRVLKAHGLRAQQPRSFVPRTTDSDPAVRAAPNRLLGQPAPTAPNRVWVGDITYLPRQGGGWLYLAIWLDRCSRKIVGWDVRDTMPEDLVSEALRRALVVRRPAAGLVVHSDQGSQYTATRFKALVAQHGALQSMSRRGNCYDNAHAESFWSRFKAELLDGGSFPGLAEAKLEISHHIAYYNAERRHSALGYHSPNHFETQLQTTSQLCSA
- a CDS encoding transposase; this encodes MAAKTSGSSPDKRRKYDEAFKVEALRLASESRSTQAAARELGISPKLLYRWQQAQVVAEVGSVEVARDPEVRALRAANKRLAQELDILKKALVIFGQPTP
- a CDS encoding VOC family protein, whose product is MNTPQAYPKAFSHIGITVPDIDAAVQFYTEVMGWYLVMAPSTVTEETDTAIGQMCLDVFGPGWGHFQIAHLATSDSIGIELFEVV